In one window of Janthinobacterium sp. 1_2014MBL_MicDiv DNA:
- a CDS encoding H-NS histone family protein yields the protein MDLSTMTMLELRKLDDGVKQELQGRERDDLNKAREQIMAIAQQAGIPLKQLILDGLHPRTGKVAVRYRHPDNAAEQWTGRGRQPLWVRQWVESGKSIDLLRV from the coding sequence ATGGATCTGTCAACGATGACGATGCTGGAATTGCGTAAACTGGACGATGGCGTCAAGCAGGAATTGCAGGGCCGCGAACGTGACGATTTGAACAAGGCGCGCGAACAGATCATGGCGATTGCGCAGCAGGCAGGCATTCCACTGAAGCAATTGATACTCGACGGCCTGCATCCGCGCACGGGCAAGGTCGCGGTGCGCTATCGCCATCCGGACAATGCGGCCGAGCAGTGGACAGGCCGTGGCCGCCAGCCGTTGTGGGTCAGGCAGTGGGTGGAATCGGGCAAGTCCATCGATCTGCTGCGCGTATAA